In Fructilactobacillus cliffordii, a single genomic region encodes these proteins:
- the trpD gene encoding anthranilate phosphoribosyltransferase, with amino-acid sequence MIKTAITLLSQRHDLTAAQTHAVLDEMMNDGTTPSEQAAFLMGLASKGATVAEISGAAASLREHATQIQPQQDVLEIVGTGGDHANTFNISTTTALVVAATGIVPVAKHGNRAASSKSGAADVLEALGVNLATSPAQATHTLTTEGICFLFAQKYHQAMRFVAPVRRELEIPTLFNYLGPLANPAGATYQLLGVNDVSLVEPMAQVLDQLGVKEALVVHGDDGLDEVTLTTTTHFALLHQHEITTGIIDPEALGLSLCQPEDLVGGTPQENAEITRAILRGERGPRRDVVLLNVACALHVARPDLTIAAGLKVAAATIDSSKAAQKLAEFVAATNEEDDA; translated from the coding sequence ATGATTAAAACCGCAATTACGTTATTGAGCCAACGCCACGATTTAACTGCTGCCCAAACCCACGCTGTGTTAGACGAAATGATGAACGATGGAACCACCCCCAGCGAACAAGCCGCCTTTTTAATGGGCCTCGCCAGCAAGGGTGCTACGGTAGCTGAAATTAGTGGGGCCGCCGCTTCGTTACGCGAACACGCCACCCAGATTCAACCGCAACAGGACGTGCTCGAAATTGTCGGCACGGGTGGAGATCACGCCAATACCTTTAACATTTCGACTACCACGGCATTAGTGGTAGCTGCTACCGGCATCGTCCCGGTGGCTAAACATGGGAACCGCGCCGCCAGCAGTAAAAGTGGGGCGGCGGATGTGCTCGAGGCCCTGGGCGTCAACCTAGCGACGAGTCCTGCCCAAGCAACTCACACTTTGACAACCGAAGGGATTTGTTTCTTATTTGCGCAAAAGTATCACCAAGCCATGCGTTTCGTGGCGCCGGTGCGTCGTGAACTAGAAATTCCCACTCTGTTTAACTACCTGGGACCGCTGGCCAATCCGGCTGGCGCTACCTACCAATTATTGGGTGTGAACGATGTTAGTTTGGTAGAACCAATGGCGCAGGTGTTAGACCAACTCGGAGTCAAAGAGGCGTTGGTGGTGCACGGTGACGATGGCTTAGACGAAGTGACCCTGACAACCACGACGCATTTTGCTCTGTTACATCAGCACGAAATTACCACGGGAATCATTGATCCGGAAGCACTGGGCCTTTCCCTGTGTCAACCTGAGGACTTAGTCGGTGGCACTCCACAAGAAAACGCTGAGATTACCCGCGCTATCTTGCGGGGCGAGCGGGGTCCCCGTCGAGACGTGGTGCTACTAAACGTCGCTTGTGCCTTACACGTGGCTCGACCTGATTTAACGATTGCAGCTGGTTTAAAGGTAGCTGCAGCAACGATTGACAGTAGCAAGGCTGCGCAAAAACTAGCGGAGTTTGTGGCCGCAACCAACGAGGAGGATGACGCATGA
- a CDS encoding NADH-dependent oxidoreductase translates to MTRKLTDSVTFRRGVTVNGRLFMPPMLTSSGTADGRATADTLQYYAARSKTAGMLITEYHYVSENGGPSGGGPFGQQLGIYDNQHLESIKALATTMKQDGAKAILQINHGGLRSNGFGAEHGYTFGPSAIHFPKLDYQVLELTTDQIHSIIRDFGLATKRAIDAGFDGVEIHGANHYLLQQFMSTYSNRRTDEWGGSLTNRMRFPLAVTKEVLRIVNQYAPQYFIVGYRISPEELHHDGSGYTIADSNQLVKELNKLKLDYLHVSIFGHYYDGPKDSKLSYTQIYRESLDDETKLLAVGGIFSVEAALDAVNHYMDMVGMARGSLIDPLFGYKVDNDQADEIVHEISPEQLKQTSWTKGLLDSFSLPDNGLPPLPNGDSIKK, encoded by the coding sequence ATCACACGTAAACTAACGGATTCAGTTACATTTCGCCGCGGAGTTACAGTAAACGGGCGGTTGTTTATGCCACCGATGTTGACCTCGTCGGGAACGGCGGATGGAAGAGCAACTGCAGATACGTTGCAATACTATGCGGCTCGTAGTAAGACCGCCGGGATGTTGATTACTGAATATCACTACGTCAGTGAAAATGGAGGACCTAGTGGCGGCGGTCCCTTTGGGCAACAACTCGGGATTTATGATAATCAGCACTTGGAATCGATTAAGGCGCTTGCCACCACGATGAAACAAGACGGCGCAAAAGCCATTTTGCAAATTAACCACGGTGGGCTACGCAGTAACGGCTTTGGCGCAGAACACGGATATACGTTTGGTCCGAGCGCCATTCATTTCCCGAAGTTGGATTATCAAGTTTTAGAATTAACCACTGATCAAATTCATTCAATTATCCGTGACTTTGGTTTAGCTACGAAACGGGCCATTGACGCAGGTTTTGATGGCGTTGAAATTCATGGAGCTAATCATTATTTGTTACAACAATTTATGTCGACGTATTCGAACCGGCGTACAGACGAGTGGGGAGGCTCATTGACCAATCGGATGCGTTTTCCTCTAGCAGTTACGAAGGAAGTTTTGCGGATAGTCAATCAGTACGCTCCCCAATACTTTATTGTCGGTTACCGGATTAGTCCTGAAGAACTGCATCATGACGGCAGTGGTTACACAATTGCTGATTCTAACCAGTTAGTGAAGGAACTGAACAAGTTGAAGCTGGATTACCTGCACGTTTCCATCTTTGGCCACTATTACGATGGTCCCAAGGACAGCAAGCTGAGTTACACGCAAATTTACCGGGAATCGCTCGATGACGAAACGAAATTGTTGGCGGTTGGCGGTATATTTAGTGTCGAAGCAGCGCTGGATGCCGTTAACCACTATATGGACATGGTCGGGATGGCCCGGGGCAGTTTGATTGATCCGTTGTTTGGTTATAAAGTGGACAATGATCAGGCGGATGAAATTGTACATGAGATTTCACCGGAACAGTTGAAACAAACGTCCTGGACCAAGGGCTTGTTAGATTCGTTCTCATTGCCCGACAATGGGTTACCACCGTTGCCAAATGGGGATTCGATTAAAAAATAG
- a CDS encoding anthranilate synthase component II translates to MILLIDNYDSFTYNLYQLLGQFTTDIQVIKNDELTVTEIQALHPAGIVLSPGPGNPDDAGVSLDVVRQLQGQIPMLGVCMGLQVMIQACDGQVVPAQHLMHGKTSRLQLDDTSVLFRGAGTTGTVARYHSLVGERASLPVEFRITAVDEHQELMAAEIPSQRMYGVQFHPESILTEAGLGERIVENFLKIVYENNEI, encoded by the coding sequence ATGATTTTATTGATTGATAACTACGACAGTTTTACGTATAACCTGTATCAACTGCTCGGTCAGTTTACAACCGACATCCAGGTGATCAAAAACGACGAGCTGACGGTGACTGAGATTCAGGCACTCCACCCAGCCGGAATCGTCCTTTCTCCCGGTCCTGGAAATCCGGATGATGCGGGAGTGAGTTTGGACGTGGTGCGCCAGTTACAAGGTCAGATTCCAATGCTCGGCGTCTGCATGGGCTTACAAGTCATGATTCAAGCTTGTGACGGACAGGTAGTTCCCGCCCAACACTTGATGCACGGAAAAACTTCCCGGTTACAACTTGATGATACCAGTGTCCTCTTTCGCGGGGCGGGAACAACTGGAACGGTCGCTCGTTATCACTCCCTAGTCGGTGAACGAGCTTCCCTTCCGGTTGAGTTTAGGATAACAGCCGTCGATGAGCATCAAGAATTAATGGCGGCTGAAATTCCCAGCCAACGGATGTATGGCGTTCAGTTTCATCCGGAATCGATTTTGACGGAAGCTGGTTTGGGGGAACGGATTGTGGAGAATTTTTTGAAGATTGTATATGAAAATAATGAAATATAA
- a CDS encoding tetraspanin family protein: MRPFYFIVGIILIAVGIYYLNKNRNNSKSPAEKNFWLIYGSLVLGSVLLIGSLRIEILTSLGILVLFILLIYCGIQLYQNRNKAKEKRKSQWTSRLILVIIALFAIGFAGETNGNQKANHSSNQQTSQKHNNNKQKPKPKKSENSNDQKEKNDKETENKKQKDDNPEQKKDDVQKQNENNQQEDKNNQQEQNQQNDDSDKQNSNQPVNQSNSSLNNQQADDSTKVNSTSGSVVGNSKTMTYHTADQANYRISSSNVVYFNSEADAQAAGYHKSLR; the protein is encoded by the coding sequence GTGAGACCTTTTTATTTTATTGTCGGAATTATTTTAATTGCTGTTGGAATTTACTATTTAAATAAAAACCGTAATAATTCTAAATCTCCAGCAGAAAAAAACTTTTGGTTAATATATGGTAGTTTAGTTTTAGGGAGCGTACTGCTAATTGGTTCACTAAGAATAGAAATACTAACTAGTTTAGGCATTTTAGTATTGTTTATTCTATTGATTTATTGTGGCATTCAACTTTATCAAAATCGAAATAAAGCCAAAGAGAAAAGAAAATCACAATGGACATCCAGATTGATTCTAGTTATTATTGCATTATTTGCAATTGGATTTGCTGGTGAAACAAATGGTAATCAAAAAGCTAATCATTCAAGTAATCAGCAAACAAGCCAAAAGCATAATAACAATAAACAAAAACCTAAACCTAAAAAAAGTGAAAATAGCAACGACCAAAAAGAAAAGAATGATAAAGAAACTGAAAATAAAAAACAAAAAGATGATAATCCTGAACAAAAGAAAGATGACGTTCAAAAGCAAAACGAAAATAATCAACAAGAAGATAAAAATAATCAGCAAGAACAAAATCAACAAAATGATGATTCAGACAAGCAAAATAGCAATCAACCTGTTAATCAATCAAATTCTTCTCTCAACAATCAGCAAGCAGATGATTCAACAAAAGTTAACAGTACGTCCGGATCAGTTGTTGGTAATAGTAAAACCATGACTTATCATACTGCCGATCAAGCAAACTATCGAATTAGTAGTAGCAACGTAGTTTACTTTAATTCTGAAGCAGATGCGCAAGCGGCCGGTTATCATAAGTCTTTACGCTAA
- a CDS encoding type II toxin-antitoxin system RelE/ParE family toxin yields MNFIYQDPKKFKHFLLELPEKDRVKLLHTISNIEKYGYAVAQKMGWTKKINDNLYEIRSKFSSNIQRGIYFHLENNKYVITHGFTKKTQVTPKKEIKKAKQLRSDYLRHKHAGR; encoded by the coding sequence ATGAATTTTATTTATCAGGATCCAAAAAAATTTAAACATTTTTTATTAGAATTACCAGAAAAAGACCGAGTTAAATTGTTGCATACAATCTCAAATATTGAAAAATATGGGTATGCAGTTGCTCAAAAAATGGGTTGGACGAAAAAAATTAATGATAATTTATATGAAATTAGATCGAAATTTTCATCTAATATTCAAAGAGGAATTTATTTTCATTTGGAAAATAATAAGTATGTAATTACTCATGGATTTACGAAGAAAACGCAAGTAACGCCTAAAAAGGAAATTAAGAAAGCTAAGCAACTTCGTAGCGATTATTTAAGGCATAAACACGCAGGGAGATGA
- a CDS encoding ATP-dependent nuclease, whose amino-acid sequence MGYLEKIKIHNYKTFKDFEMDFNKDLNIIVGENGVGKTSILESIGIVLNQYIFFNNPNFVNHLFNKSSIDEFKNNDIKDIKELPYIKIEAYFNFDNEQDINLSKFNGTNYSELHSYNNEPKYGITFEFKFDESFEDVISIDELNSSYIIPTDYYKSTWTTFAGCSYKRFQNPLKSIIIDNSINKNDVYGSYSRNLFNSKIDSIERTKIEYKFSNQMKKLINEISYEHKESLFLDDDKKFSVNEEKSKLDKLLDIEENDISISDMGSGEEELLKTELSLNNKNDSKLILIEEPENHLSFSNTKKQISLIIKRKNDCQIILTTHESMILNKLNLSKAIWINNSKSKSLKNLHEDTQSFFEKAGNFDILTFILANKVMLVEGPSEFILFPIFFQKMYEEKTLDSEKIEILTMNGIKYKRFVEIANDLKKYTAAFIDNDGNQNRINYFDSFNDSENYINVFTEADKSNLTFENALYNESNANKDLIKSILNLSDENPEEIISKMKNDKTGFAIKLFDHMKDNMDTNIDIPNYIKRGFEYLEKGK is encoded by the coding sequence GTGGGTTATTTAGAAAAAATTAAAATACATAATTATAAAACCTTTAAAGATTTCGAAATGGATTTTAATAAGGATTTAAATATTATTGTTGGTGAAAATGGAGTTGGAAAAACAAGTATATTAGAATCAATTGGTATAGTGCTCAACCAATACATATTCTTTAACAATCCCAACTTCGTCAATCATTTATTTAATAAAAGTTCTATAGACGAATTTAAAAATAATGACATTAAAGATATAAAAGAGCTACCCTATATAAAAATAGAAGCATACTTTAATTTTGATAATGAACAAGATATTAATTTAAGTAAATTCAATGGAACCAATTATTCTGAATTACATTCCTATAATAATGAACCTAAATATGGGATTACTTTTGAATTTAAATTCGATGAAAGTTTTGAGGATGTTATTAGTATTGATGAACTAAATTCAAGTTATATTATCCCAACTGATTATTATAAGTCAACGTGGACTACTTTTGCTGGTTGCTCATATAAAAGATTCCAAAATCCTTTAAAATCAATAATTATTGATAATTCTATAAATAAAAATGATGTTTATGGATCATATTCTCGAAATCTGTTTAACAGTAAAATTGATTCAATAGAAAGAACAAAAATTGAATATAAATTTAGTAATCAAATGAAAAAGTTAATTAATGAAATTTCTTATGAGCATAAAGAGTCTTTATTTTTGGATGATGATAAAAAATTTTCTGTTAATGAAGAAAAAAGCAAACTAGATAAATTATTAGATATTGAAGAAAATGACATTTCGATAAGTGATATGGGTTCTGGTGAAGAGGAACTTTTAAAAACGGAGCTTTCTTTAAATAATAAAAACGATTCAAAATTGATTTTAATTGAAGAACCTGAGAATCATCTAAGTTTTTCAAATACCAAAAAGCAAATTTCATTGATTATAAAAAGAAAAAATGATTGCCAAATAATTTTAACTACACATGAATCTATGATTTTGAATAAGTTAAATTTGAGTAAAGCAATTTGGATTAACAATTCTAAATCTAAATCATTGAAGAATCTTCATGAAGATACACAATCGTTTTTTGAAAAAGCTGGTAATTTTGACATATTAACATTTATTTTAGCTAATAAAGTTATGTTAGTTGAAGGTCCATCGGAATTTATTTTATTTCCAATATTTTTTCAAAAAATGTATGAAGAAAAAACACTTGATAGTGAAAAAATAGAAATATTAACTATGAATGGAATAAAATATAAACGATTTGTAGAAATAGCAAACGATTTAAAAAAGTATACGGCTGCTTTCATAGATAATGATGGGAATCAAAATAGAATAAATTATTTTGATTCATTCAACGATAGTGAGAATTATATCAATGTTTTTACAGAAGCTGACAAAAGTAATTTAACATTTGAAAATGCTTTATATAACGAGTCTAATGCAAATAAAGATCTTATAAAGAGTATTTTAAATTTAAGCGATGAAAATCCAGAAGAGATTATCAGTAAAATGAAGAATGATAAAACGGGTTTTGCAATAAAACTTTTTGACCATATGAAGGATAATATGGACACTAATATTGATATTCCTAATTATATAAAAAGAGGTTTTGAATATCTTGAAAAAGGGAAATAA
- a CDS encoding helix-turn-helix transcriptional regulator, whose amino-acid sequence MTQTDEFIKEFSKDSKFKRDFEEADMRTEAALAVRSLREQLGLTQAEFAELVGKPQSTISRIETEEMNPTFKLLEEIGAKTNRRLNIKYV is encoded by the coding sequence ATGACGCAAACTGATGAATTTATTAAAGAATTTTCTAAGGATTCTAAATTTAAACGAGATTTTGAAGAAGCAGATATGAGAACGGAAGCAGCTCTTGCTGTTCGCTCCTTAAGAGAACAGTTAGGACTGACGCAAGCAGAATTTGCTGAATTAGTGGGCAAACCACAATCTACCATCTCAAGAATTGAAACAGAAGAAATGAATCCAACTTTTAAATTGCTAGAAGAAATTGGAGCAAAGACAAATCGACGGTTAAACATTAAATATGTTTAG
- a CDS encoding glutathione peroxidase, which translates to MLNSVYDYKTKELNGDPIDFSDFKGKVILVVNTASKCGLAGQLKDLEKLYKKYHNQGLEVIGFPSNQFLTELKDSKNITEYCQIHYGVTFPITQTIKVNGADTDPLFSYLKKESGHGPLKWNYTKFLIGKDGKLIHRYAPITNPEKLEPEIQKALQA; encoded by the coding sequence ATGCTTAACTCAGTTTATGATTACAAAACCAAAGAACTAAACGGCGATCCGATTGATTTTTCCGACTTTAAAGGTAAGGTCATCCTCGTGGTTAACACCGCCAGCAAGTGCGGTTTAGCCGGACAATTAAAGGATTTGGAAAAGCTATACAAAAAATACCACAACCAAGGTTTAGAAGTAATCGGCTTTCCTTCCAACCAATTCTTAACGGAACTGAAGGATTCGAAAAACATTACCGAATATTGCCAGATTCACTACGGCGTCACTTTCCCCATCACCCAAACCATTAAGGTCAATGGCGCAGACACCGACCCGTTATTCTCCTACCTGAAGAAAGAATCCGGCCACGGTCCCCTCAAATGGAACTACACCAAGTTCTTGATTGGCAAGGACGGCAAGTTGATTCACCGTTACGCTCCAATTACGAACCCAGAAAAATTGGAACCTGAAATTCAAAAGGCATTACAAGCCTAA
- the trpC gene encoding indole-3-glycerol phosphate synthase TrpC, giving the protein MILDDLTNVTKARVARAKEQQPLAELQSQVEELDLITDFPFEQALRHPQLSFICEIKRASPSKGDIKTTINVSQLARDYATAGASAISVLTEPDYFKGSLADLETVTQTVSLPVLRKDFTVDPYMIYAAKRAGASAILLICTILSDRELCEFLALANHLGLSAIFEAHNATEVQRAVVAGARIIGINNRNLKNFTVNFDNAKQLRAAVPTDTLMIAESGVKTAADIRELSKIGVDGVLVGETMMLTADPVAKLKELRDGEN; this is encoded by the coding sequence ATGATTTTAGATGATTTAACTAATGTAACCAAAGCACGCGTTGCCCGAGCTAAAGAGCAGCAACCGCTGGCAGAATTACAATCCCAGGTAGAAGAGCTGGATCTGATCACCGACTTTCCGTTTGAACAAGCCCTGCGCCACCCGCAACTGAGCTTTATTTGTGAAATTAAGCGCGCCTCCCCTTCCAAAGGGGACATTAAAACCACGATTAACGTATCTCAACTAGCCCGGGATTACGCCACAGCAGGCGCCAGTGCCATTTCGGTTCTGACGGAACCTGATTATTTTAAAGGCAGTTTGGCCGATTTAGAGACCGTAACTCAAACCGTCTCGCTGCCAGTGTTGCGCAAGGATTTTACGGTGGATCCGTACATGATTTATGCGGCAAAACGGGCCGGCGCCAGTGCCATTTTGTTAATTTGTACCATTTTATCCGATCGGGAACTATGCGAGTTCCTTGCGCTGGCAAATCACTTAGGCTTGTCCGCCATCTTTGAAGCGCATAACGCGACGGAGGTCCAACGGGCGGTTGTTGCGGGCGCACGGATCATCGGGATTAATAACCGGAACCTAAAAAACTTCACGGTGAACTTTGACAATGCTAAGCAGCTCCGGGCAGCAGTGCCTACCGACACGTTGATGATTGCGGAAAGTGGGGTCAAAACGGCGGCTGACATCCGTGAATTGAGTAAGATCGGCGTGGACGGCGTTCTGGTCGGTGAAACGATGATGCTGACAGCAGATCCCGTGGCTAAATTGAAGGAGTTGCGTGATGGTGAAAATTAA
- a CDS encoding AbrB family transcriptional regulator, with translation MEQKFPSADDWKQVLSQIPIETVEFDENGNYDDEKHPEFHDWMKNYN, from the coding sequence ATGGAGCAAAAATTTCCAAGTGCAGATGATTGGAAGCAAGTACTAAGCCAAATTCCAATTGAAACCGTTGAATTTGACGAGAATGGCAATTATGATGACGAGAAGCATCCAGAGTTTCATGACTGGATGAAAAATTATAACTAG
- a CDS encoding phosphoribosylanthranilate isomerase, which produces MVKIKLCGLHTLADIDKANQVQPDFVGLVFAPSSRQVDLATARRLTQALDPTIPAVGVFVGADLKTVLAAVQAQVIQLVQYYGSLPPDLINQLHQHHVQLIQVVQTTEEIDPAADYVMFDASRGRGQAPTQFEAHHLAKTEILSGGITLTNVREAVAIVNPAVVDVSSGVETNGQKDVTKMQAPTDLVHQL; this is translated from the coding sequence ATGGTGAAAATTAAACTGTGTGGCCTCCACACGCTCGCTGACATTGACAAGGCTAACCAAGTGCAACCGGATTTTGTTGGTTTGGTTTTTGCCCCTAGTTCCCGGCAGGTGGATTTGGCGACGGCTCGGCGGTTAACCCAAGCCTTGGATCCCACCATCCCAGCGGTCGGGGTCTTTGTAGGCGCTGACTTGAAAACGGTGCTGGCGGCCGTACAGGCTCAGGTAATTCAGCTGGTGCAGTACTACGGCAGCCTGCCTCCGGATTTGATCAATCAGTTGCACCAACACCACGTTCAACTAATTCAGGTGGTGCAAACGACCGAGGAAATTGATCCAGCTGCCGACTACGTGATGTTTGACGCTAGTCGCGGCCGAGGCCAAGCTCCCACGCAATTTGAAGCACATCATTTAGCTAAAACAGAAATTTTATCCGGAGGCATCACCTTAACTAACGTCCGGGAAGCCGTGGCAATCGTAAACCCCGCGGTCGTGGACGTTTCGAGTGGGGTGGAAACCAACGGACAGAAGGATGTAACGAAAATGCAAGCACCAACGGACTTAGTGCACCAGTTATAG
- a CDS encoding DUF2513 domain-containing protein, which produces MKLNHDLVREILLVIEDTDNPSGPDSQYLINRLNKNNNWTYNEIAYTIGKLKEARFIDGDVTWGDNMPLRISPGNLTYYGHKFLDNIRDNNVWRETKKIVSGFSSVSLGILSNVSAGVITELIKRNL; this is translated from the coding sequence ATGAAATTAAATCATGATTTAGTTAGAGAGATCTTGTTAGTAATTGAAGATACAGATAATCCTTCTGGACCTGATAGTCAATATCTAATAAATAGGCTTAATAAAAATAATAATTGGACTTATAATGAAATTGCTTATACTATTGGTAAATTAAAAGAAGCTAGATTTATTGATGGGGATGTTACATGGGGAGATAATATGCCATTGCGAATTTCCCCAGGCAATTTAACATATTATGGACATAAGTTTTTAGATAACATCAGAGATAATAATGTATGGAGAGAAACTAAAAAAATAGTTTCTGGATTTTCAAGCGTTTCATTAGGAATACTTTCTAATGTTTCTGCAGGAGTAATTACTGAATTAATAAAAAGGAATTTATAA
- a CDS encoding anthranilate synthase component I family protein, with translation MTNYVRHVTKYYDPDFNPTQIMAQAHQEHPGAGYLFDLTGQPAFNDQRIIYLGLHPQQRITYRNHVITTNGNSVSKKLQPYLEQLLQEYHFDAADQPLPFSGGLVGYLSYDYSRELFPNIPAVANPYDFDDAVFLLFTEVVGFATETNEVTLIQNLPAGEPDTLAELRQELQRLQASFTTAPPLHLTQPLQPGYDQPTYTRLIDQVVDHIYRGDIFQLILSNPLVGQVTGSLLALYQELTGNYHCYFSCGDFQAATASPETLLRKKGSHLATFPLAGTRRRGKNTAEDEQMAQELLSDPKESAEHNMLVDLGRNDLGAVSQFNSVRVTEHMQLHKYQQVMHLASTVESEIEPKQSALDALQAVFPAGTLSGAPKSSALKIIAQLEQQKRGLYGGTFGYLDFNGDCDFAIGIRLAQQKGDQLLVQSGAGIVADSVGKHEYQECFNKTRVVHQALAGATHQEVLADDFID, from the coding sequence ATGACAAATTATGTAAGACATGTTACTAAGTATTACGACCCCGACTTTAATCCCACTCAGATCATGGCGCAGGCTCATCAAGAGCATCCCGGCGCTGGTTACCTGTTTGATCTCACAGGTCAGCCGGCTTTTAATGATCAGCGCATCATTTACTTGGGGTTGCATCCGCAACAACGGATTACCTATCGGAACCACGTGATTACAACCAACGGGAACTCTGTTTCAAAAAAACTGCAACCTTACCTCGAACAATTACTGCAGGAATATCATTTCGATGCAGCAGACCAACCACTCCCCTTTTCTGGCGGATTAGTGGGGTACCTGTCCTACGATTATAGTCGTGAACTCTTTCCCAACATTCCGGCAGTGGCTAATCCATACGATTTTGATGATGCCGTTTTTCTCCTCTTCACAGAAGTAGTGGGCTTTGCTACAGAAACGAACGAAGTTACTCTGATTCAGAATCTGCCCGCGGGTGAACCAGACACGTTAGCGGAATTGAGGCAAGAGCTGCAGCGCTTACAGGCTAGCTTTACCACTGCACCCCCATTGCACCTAACGCAGCCCCTGCAACCAGGCTACGACCAACCGACCTATACCCGATTGATTGATCAAGTTGTCGACCATATTTATCGGGGTGACATTTTCCAACTCATCTTGTCCAATCCCCTGGTCGGTCAGGTCACGGGGAGTCTGCTCGCGTTGTACCAGGAACTCACGGGAAACTACCATTGTTACTTCAGCTGTGGCGACTTTCAAGCAGCCACTGCTTCGCCCGAAACCTTACTGCGAAAGAAGGGCTCGCACCTCGCTACTTTTCCGTTAGCCGGAACCAGGCGCCGGGGCAAAAATACTGCCGAGGACGAACAAATGGCGCAAGAACTACTAAGCGATCCCAAGGAAAGTGCCGAGCACAACATGCTCGTCGACTTGGGTCGTAATGATCTGGGAGCTGTGAGCCAGTTTAACTCTGTTCGGGTCACCGAACACATGCAGTTGCACAAATATCAACAGGTCATGCACCTCGCTTCGACCGTTGAAAGTGAGATTGAGCCCAAGCAGTCTGCACTTGATGCCCTCCAAGCCGTCTTTCCCGCCGGAACCTTATCCGGAGCGCCCAAGAGTTCGGCCCTCAAAATCATTGCCCAACTCGAGCAACAAAAACGCGGGCTCTACGGTGGGACCTTTGGCTACCTCGACTTTAACGGCGACTGTGACTTTGCCATCGGAATTCGTTTGGCGCAGCAAAAAGGAGACCAACTGCTGGTGCAATCGGGCGCGGGAATCGTGGCTGACAGCGTTGGAAAGCACGAATATCAAGAATGTTTCAATAAAACTCGAGTGGTGCACCAGGCACTGGCAGGAGCCACTCATCAGGAGGTCCTAGCAGATGATTTTATTGATTGA